The Agarilytica rhodophyticola genome has a window encoding:
- a CDS encoding GNAT family N-acetyltransferase, with protein sequence MNKKIAGQINSYLPFSKSPIWKMKRPCFNDDNIDSWTHAHISHGEIARHYAEIAIAFWRDLKSKNLYTKQALYIIDLYPGTGRFTYHFLFNFFKQFDAIREPSDQVCYVMTDATGENIDSWRRHEKFSSYIKQGRLDFANYDVEKDHILELTEKNISLEYGSLTLPPIIIANDFLNMLPQDLFYLEKEEIYEGWLSLQPKENYHLSDAENPFTRLTLSYQKRLFQEPNKWSKKWTELVQHYAKTLPACSILFPSYALNVFDSLKKLHGEEMLLLSADRGSSQLQAFNLPQKPHIKANGRFSQPVNYHAMSQVIRMSNGKAWQSQCQEGLSTIAAIYSASEHWPQTQITAQSILAHFNSNDIYQLTASLEEIAGSLTREQMLTYLRLSHWNTSIFYVFLPYIQLLGLSKAEHDNWEKALNQLWLNHLPVGEQYNLAYDLGLLATKMHRWQYAISLLQESTRYHNTHSPSHYNLGLAHWQLGQYQQAESELRKALAYRKEEHRLSKSRNIPWDKQNLNIEEQLINLMAWKNHCNALLKSDTLILNTLSHRRSNKIYITLLGQHHAEALYAQQRDTVLAEQVGIEVLTKLSQARQWIEDVYNSQKLPLAIIDPQYGLVGLIVLEKPLKPTYRQEVELHSTKNPTNTARFYYWVGSQYQNKGYATQALEILHQFAAKQDITHLFSTIDINNHASQRVAKKLGYKKLDFEFKRPWLNNQNLTYYQKVLSTNYVDSEAERYRTLSVYLKDFSIDLELKPRIDSIAKVELTDSETLKTNVIAIKDASIEKNKK encoded by the coding sequence ATGAATAAAAAAATTGCAGGTCAAATAAACAGCTATCTACCCTTTTCAAAGTCTCCTATTTGGAAGATGAAAAGACCGTGTTTTAACGACGATAACATAGATTCATGGACACACGCACATATCAGCCATGGAGAAATTGCTCGTCATTATGCTGAGATAGCAATCGCATTTTGGCGAGACTTAAAAAGCAAAAATTTATATACAAAGCAAGCGTTGTATATTATCGATTTATATCCTGGTACAGGCAGATTTACCTATCACTTTCTATTTAATTTTTTTAAACAGTTCGATGCCATCCGCGAGCCGAGTGACCAAGTATGTTATGTGATGACTGATGCAACAGGTGAGAATATTGACAGCTGGCGGCGTCATGAAAAATTTTCAAGCTATATAAAGCAAGGGCGTTTAGATTTTGCAAACTATGATGTAGAAAAAGACCATATACTAGAATTAACGGAAAAAAATATTAGTTTGGAATACGGAAGCTTGACACTCCCACCGATTATCATTGCTAATGATTTTTTAAATATGTTACCTCAAGATTTATTCTATCTTGAGAAAGAAGAAATATATGAAGGTTGGCTATCACTACAACCGAAGGAAAACTATCATCTTTCAGACGCTGAAAACCCTTTCACAAGGCTTACCCTCAGCTACCAAAAGCGATTATTTCAGGAACCGAATAAGTGGTCAAAAAAATGGACCGAACTCGTTCAACATTACGCTAAAACACTACCTGCTTGCAGTATTTTATTCCCAAGTTATGCACTTAATGTCTTCGATTCACTTAAAAAGCTACATGGTGAAGAGATGCTATTGCTCAGCGCTGATCGAGGTTCAAGTCAGTTGCAAGCTTTCAACTTACCCCAAAAGCCACATATCAAAGCGAACGGACGTTTTTCTCAGCCAGTTAATTATCACGCAATGAGTCAAGTTATTCGTATGAGTAATGGTAAAGCATGGCAAAGTCAATGTCAGGAAGGTTTGTCGACAATAGCAGCAATTTATAGTGCTTCGGAGCACTGGCCGCAAACACAAATAACGGCACAGTCGATCTTAGCCCACTTTAACTCCAATGATATTTATCAATTGACTGCTTCTTTAGAAGAGATTGCAGGTAGCCTTACACGAGAACAAATGCTTACATATCTACGATTAAGTCATTGGAATACAAGCATATTTTATGTGTTTTTACCCTATATACAGTTACTGGGTTTATCTAAAGCTGAACACGATAATTGGGAGAAGGCTTTAAATCAGTTGTGGCTAAATCATTTACCTGTCGGCGAACAATATAATTTAGCTTACGACCTTGGTCTTCTAGCTACCAAAATGCACCGCTGGCAGTATGCAATCTCACTCTTACAAGAATCTACTCGCTACCACAACACACATAGCCCGAGCCACTACAACCTCGGGCTTGCCCACTGGCAACTTGGTCAATACCAGCAAGCAGAAAGTGAGTTACGTAAAGCCTTGGCTTATCGCAAAGAGGAACACCGCTTATCTAAGAGCCGAAATATCCCATGGGACAAACAAAACCTCAATATTGAGGAGCAACTAATCAACTTGATGGCGTGGAAGAATCACTGTAACGCTTTGTTAAAATCCGACACATTAATACTTAATACGTTAAGTCATCGTAGATCCAACAAAATATATATAACATTATTGGGCCAACATCATGCTGAGGCCCTCTATGCACAGCAACGGGATACAGTGCTGGCAGAACAGGTGGGTATTGAAGTACTCACGAAACTTAGTCAAGCACGCCAATGGATTGAAGATGTGTATAACAGTCAAAAATTACCTCTGGCTATAATCGATCCCCAATATGGTTTAGTTGGCCTAATAGTACTTGAAAAACCGTTAAAGCCTACCTATAGACAAGAAGTTGAATTACATTCAACAAAAAACCCTACAAATACTGCGCGTTTTTATTACTGGGTTGGATCCCAGTATCAAAATAAGGGATATGCCACGCAAGCCCTAGAAATATTGCATCAGTTTGCTGCTAAGCAGGACATCACTCATCTATTTAGTACCATTGACATAAATAATCATGCCTCTCAACGAGTAGCAAAAAAGTTGGGTTATAAAAAACTTGATTTTGAATTTAAAAGACCTTGGCTAAACAACCAAAACTTGACGTATTACCAAAAAGTTTTATCTACGAATTATGTTGATAGTGAGGCAGAACGTTATCGTACTCTCAGTGTTTATCTGAAGGACTTCTCCATAGATTTAGAGCTAAAGCCTAGAATCGACTCTATAGCTAAAGTGGAGCTAACAGACTCAGAAACTCTAAAAACAAATGTGATAGCTATAAAGGACGCCAGTATTGAGAAAAACAAAAAATAG
- a CDS encoding TonB-dependent receptor plug domain-containing protein, with product MSNINIKPKRLVVAISTAILSSLSVTPVFAQGDANLEELVVVGSRVAGRSAEDLPVPVDTLSSEALERTGQTEVGRMLQALAPSFNFSSSSISDGTDALRPATLRGLGPDQTLVLINGKRRHQASLIHINTSVGRGTAGTDLNAIPAAAIERIEVLRDGAAAQYGSDAIAGVINIVLKTDAEYGQVDVSYGEFSEGDGETTNVNINKGFALGSEGYFNASLNFRDRGNTNRAGLHGSCQFPGCVDTDGDGILEPGDPREVTANRNTFRIGDADSEQVAFTLNAAYNAGPGEIYGFVTYSNRDNQSAAFFRHNANSNGNPPLADGDAVIPEGFLPKINSQIDDFSYNFGYRVNFDDESSLDISYTTGKNSIDYVTSDTINASFANELRFGRGLSDADIRAQIPRSGRAYGLELSLSTFNVDFVQNYGDLTIAIGSEIRTDEYKITAGERYGFFDYDTTIDPATNNPVSIYDDGNPANGDEDAAAGLQGFGGIGPDSEVDETRDVFSFYIDAEYEISDNALVSAAIRHDNYSGFGDTTNYKLAGSVGLTDSLRFRAAASTGFRAPSMQQLFFNNISTQFVDDPNNIGGPQIAVQVGTFRNDSELAGDIGIPQLKEEESLSFSAGFVLTPLDNLTITLDYYNIDIEDRIVISNRLGFGLSDSLTSALLASGAGAAQFFLNGADTETDGFDIVATYGLSLGAGDLDLTLSGNFTETEVTELFTPAGSGLSTVAVSDVFSEQDISIIEEWQPEDRISFSGNYTLDRFNAVLSLNRFGEYSVTDGGRQTYGAEIVTDLRLNYNLTESFSINVGGNNIFDVTPDENTIGNSRSGAIENGPDGDLIVDSNGVFRFSRRAAPFGFNGAYYYAGMSYKF from the coding sequence ATGAGCAATATCAATATCAAACCAAAAAGGTTAGTGGTAGCTATAAGCACGGCTATTTTGTCGAGCCTGAGTGTTACCCCTGTTTTCGCACAAGGCGATGCAAATTTAGAAGAACTTGTAGTAGTCGGCTCTCGGGTTGCAGGTCGCTCGGCGGAAGACTTACCTGTACCAGTAGATACTTTATCTTCAGAAGCATTAGAACGCACAGGCCAAACGGAAGTGGGTCGAATGTTACAAGCTCTAGCTCCTTCTTTTAACTTTTCCAGCTCCAGTATTAGTGACGGTACCGATGCTTTAAGGCCTGCGACACTTAGAGGTTTAGGGCCAGACCAAACCCTGGTGCTTATTAATGGTAAGCGTCGTCATCAGGCATCGCTTATCCATATTAATACTTCTGTTGGGCGCGGCACTGCAGGAACTGACTTAAATGCAATACCTGCGGCAGCAATTGAGAGAATAGAAGTGTTGCGCGACGGAGCAGCCGCGCAATATGGATCCGACGCTATTGCTGGTGTGATCAATATCGTTCTGAAAACGGATGCCGAATACGGTCAGGTAGATGTTTCCTATGGTGAGTTTTCTGAGGGCGATGGTGAGACTACCAATGTCAATATTAATAAAGGCTTTGCTCTTGGCAGCGAAGGCTATTTTAACGCAAGTTTAAATTTTCGAGATCGTGGTAATACAAATCGCGCTGGTTTACATGGCTCATGTCAGTTTCCAGGGTGTGTCGATACCGATGGTGACGGTATTTTAGAACCTGGTGATCCCCGTGAAGTTACAGCCAATCGTAATACTTTTAGAATAGGTGATGCGGATTCTGAACAGGTCGCCTTTACTCTAAATGCCGCCTATAACGCGGGCCCTGGAGAAATCTATGGCTTTGTGACCTACTCCAACCGTGATAACCAGTCGGCAGCTTTCTTCCGCCATAATGCTAACAGTAACGGCAATCCTCCGTTGGCCGACGGCGACGCTGTGATTCCCGAAGGTTTTCTACCCAAAATCAATTCTCAAATCGATGATTTTTCCTACAACTTCGGTTATCGCGTGAATTTTGATGATGAGTCCTCGCTGGATATTTCCTATACCACAGGTAAAAATAGCATTGACTACGTTACCAGTGACACTATCAATGCATCATTTGCTAATGAGTTGCGTTTTGGTCGTGGTTTGAGCGACGCTGATATTCGAGCGCAAATTCCCCGTTCTGGTCGAGCCTATGGCTTGGAGCTGTCATTAAGTACTTTTAATGTAGACTTTGTACAAAACTACGGTGACCTCACAATAGCCATCGGTAGTGAAATTCGCACAGATGAATACAAAATCACTGCCGGTGAGCGTTATGGTTTCTTCGATTACGATACAACTATAGATCCTGCTACCAATAATCCGGTAAGTATTTATGATGACGGCAATCCAGCTAATGGTGATGAAGATGCAGCTGCAGGTTTGCAAGGTTTCGGCGGCATCGGGCCTGATTCAGAAGTGGATGAAACGCGAGACGTTTTTTCATTTTACATCGATGCTGAATATGAGATCAGTGATAATGCTCTAGTTAGTGCCGCTATTCGACACGATAACTACTCGGGTTTCGGCGATACCACCAACTATAAGTTAGCCGGTAGTGTTGGCCTTACCGATAGTCTGCGATTCCGTGCAGCGGCAAGTACAGGTTTCCGGGCACCTTCTATGCAACAGCTATTTTTCAATAACATCAGTACCCAGTTTGTTGATGATCCTAACAATATTGGCGGGCCTCAAATTGCTGTGCAGGTGGGCACCTTCCGTAATGACAGTGAGTTGGCCGGGGATATTGGTATTCCGCAGCTAAAAGAAGAAGAGTCTTTGAGCTTCAGTGCGGGCTTTGTACTAACACCATTGGATAACCTGACCATCACTTTGGATTACTATAATATTGATATCGAAGATCGTATCGTTATCAGTAATCGCTTAGGTTTTGGTCTGTCTGATAGTCTCACTTCTGCCTTATTGGCATCGGGCGCTGGTGCCGCTCAATTTTTCCTTAATGGGGCTGATACCGAAACGGATGGTTTTGACATTGTAGCAACCTATGGTTTGAGCCTGGGTGCTGGTGACCTCGACCTTACGCTATCTGGCAACTTCACTGAAACTGAAGTGACCGAGCTCTTTACCCCAGCCGGCAGCGGTTTATCCACTGTGGCTGTATCGGATGTATTTAGTGAACAGGATATTTCCATTATTGAGGAGTGGCAGCCAGAGGATAGAATCAGCTTCAGTGGTAACTATACCTTGGATCGCTTCAACGCTGTGTTGTCCTTGAATCGCTTTGGTGAATACAGTGTAACTGATGGAGGACGCCAAACCTATGGCGCTGAGATCGTTACCGACCTTAGACTAAACTACAATCTCACCGAAAGTTTCAGTATCAACGTGGGTGGTAATAACATCTTTGATGTAACACCCGACGAAAACACCATTGGTAATTCTCGCTCTGGCGCTATTGAGAACGGACCCGATGGCGATTTGATTGTTGATAGTAACGGTGTGTTTAGGTTTTCCCGCCGTGCGGCACCGTTTGGTTTCAATGGCGCCTACTATTATGCAGGTATGAGCTATAAGTTTTAA
- a CDS encoding YajQ family cyclic di-GMP-binding protein, giving the protein MPSFDIVSEINNEEVRNAVENSSRELDTRYDFRGVDASFKWTKDETTLSAEADFQLEQMLDILRSKLVKRNVDANCLETSDPIHSGKTFSITVTFKQGIDQPLSKKIIKLVKDSKLKVQTAIQGEKIRVTGKKRDDLQAVMSLVKEAGLGQPFQFNNFRD; this is encoded by the coding sequence ATGCCCTCATTTGATATCGTGTCTGAAATAAATAATGAAGAAGTGCGCAATGCTGTTGAGAACTCCTCAAGAGAGCTAGACACTCGCTACGATTTTCGTGGTGTAGATGCTAGCTTCAAATGGACGAAAGATGAAACAACCCTATCGGCAGAAGCTGATTTTCAGCTTGAGCAGATGCTTGATATTTTGCGCAGTAAGCTAGTCAAACGCAACGTGGATGCCAACTGTCTTGAAACATCCGACCCCATTCACTCAGGTAAGACATTTAGCATCACTGTTACTTTTAAGCAGGGTATTGATCAGCCTTTATCTAAAAAAATTATCAAGCTCGTCAAAGATAGTAAGCTTAAAGTACAAACAGCAATTCAAGGTGAAAAAATCCGTGTTACAGGCAAAAAGCGCGACGACCTGCAAGCCGTTATGAGTCTGGTAAAAGAAGCTGGGCTTGGTCAGCCGTTTCAATTTAATAATTTTCGAGATTAA
- a CDS encoding dicarboxylate/amino acid:cation symporter, with protein sequence MTDHNDVSQGLTKRILIAMGLGAVVGLIFFNLPNEGLLGNINSFLLGGVFDLVGSVFIASLKMLVVPLVFVSLVCGVCSIGGNSRIGMISVKTIAFYLITTAVAISLALALANIIDPGVGNINVDPAKAFEPKESPSIWATLKDLVPTNIVSAMADGKMLQIIIFAILFGIGLSKVGDGARQVRNFFTELDKVVMQMVLLLMRLAPYGVFCLIATMFAKSGLANIVQLAKYFTNVLLVLIIHMFLSYGTLLWLFTGLNPVTFFKKMKNVWVFGFSTASSNATLPVTLENAEKNLGVKNEIASFTVPLGATINMDGTAIMQGVATVFISQYFNIDIGFTGYMMVILTATLASIGTAGVPGVGLIMLTMVLAQVGLPAEGIAIIIGVDRILDMARTAVNITGDSAASIIVAKSEDKLDIDTYNKV encoded by the coding sequence ATGACCGATCACAACGATGTTTCCCAGGGACTGACAAAAAGAATTCTAATTGCTATGGGTTTGGGTGCCGTAGTGGGGCTGATCTTTTTCAATCTACCTAATGAGGGTTTGTTAGGAAATATTAATAGCTTTTTACTAGGTGGAGTATTTGATCTAGTCGGTTCTGTTTTTATTGCCAGCTTAAAAATGCTGGTAGTGCCACTTGTCTTTGTCTCCCTGGTTTGTGGCGTATGTTCCATTGGCGGCAACAGCCGGATCGGCATGATTTCCGTCAAGACAATAGCCTTCTATCTTATCACTACTGCTGTCGCTATTAGTTTGGCGTTGGCGTTGGCTAACATTATTGACCCCGGCGTTGGTAATATTAATGTTGACCCTGCGAAGGCCTTCGAACCTAAAGAAAGCCCGAGTATTTGGGCGACCCTAAAAGATCTTGTCCCTACCAATATTGTCAGTGCCATGGCTGATGGCAAAATGCTACAGATTATTATATTCGCTATTCTGTTTGGTATTGGGCTATCTAAGGTGGGTGACGGAGCAAGGCAAGTAAGAAACTTTTTCACTGAGCTTGATAAAGTTGTTATGCAGATGGTTTTACTGCTGATGCGCCTGGCGCCCTATGGTGTTTTTTGTCTTATTGCTACCATGTTTGCTAAGAGTGGCTTAGCGAATATTGTACAGTTGGCAAAATATTTCACCAATGTATTGCTGGTGTTAATTATCCATATGTTCTTAAGTTACGGTACATTGTTGTGGCTTTTCACAGGCTTGAATCCAGTGACCTTCTTCAAGAAGATGAAAAATGTTTGGGTCTTTGGTTTTAGCACGGCTTCTAGTAATGCGACCTTACCTGTTACTTTGGAAAATGCTGAGAAAAATTTAGGGGTTAAAAATGAAATTGCCTCTTTTACTGTACCACTAGGTGCGACTATTAATATGGATGGCACTGCTATCATGCAAGGTGTCGCCACAGTTTTTATTTCTCAGTACTTTAATATTGATATTGGTTTTACTGGTTATATGATGGTGATTTTAACTGCGACACTGGCATCTATCGGAACTGCTGGTGTGCCAGGCGTCGGACTAATTATGTTGACTATGGTGTTGGCGCAAGTTGGTCTGCCTGCTGAAGGTATCGCTATTATTATTGGTGTAGATCGTATTCTTGATATGGCCAGAACAGCGGTCAATATTACTGGAGACTCTGCTGCCTCTATTATTGTTGCTAAAAGTGAAGATAAATTAGACATCGACACCTATAACAAGGTGTAG
- a CDS encoding CNNM domain-containing protein, with product MTLLLLYLTIAIGISFLCSILEAVLLSVTPSYVERIQANRPMLGAKLAKVKECLDESLSSILILNTFAHTMGAAGVGSQALQVFGKEWETFIAVLLTLAILYFSEIIPKTLGATFWRQLAIPSGYIISWLVKLVYPLVWISTRLTKLFSKNRGDEITRDEIIALASIGHRDGILFSQENEYLSNLLSLHDVNTEKIFTPRTVVHMLSESTTITEALNEPKTRQFTRIPIFGGDRDNIKGKVILAELFEAERDGKGDMPIGDLAKPVFRVSEKLPVQKLLDLFIKQRAHLFLVEDEFGQAAGVVTLEDAIETILGREIVDERDTVEDMQALARAKYRDRLREAKVDNDDHKQTR from the coding sequence ATGACACTTTTGCTACTCTATTTGACGATAGCTATTGGCATCTCATTTCTTTGTTCAATTCTCGAAGCGGTATTGCTCTCGGTTACACCTAGTTATGTGGAGAGAATTCAGGCGAATAGGCCTATGCTTGGGGCAAAACTAGCCAAAGTCAAAGAATGCCTGGATGAATCTCTTTCTAGTATCCTTATCTTGAATACTTTTGCTCACACAATGGGTGCTGCAGGAGTTGGTTCGCAAGCATTACAAGTTTTTGGTAAGGAGTGGGAAACGTTTATTGCCGTGTTGCTCACATTAGCCATTCTCTATTTTTCTGAAATTATACCCAAAACCTTAGGTGCCACTTTCTGGCGACAACTTGCGATTCCATCTGGTTATATCATCTCTTGGTTAGTTAAACTTGTGTATCCGCTAGTTTGGATTTCGACACGATTAACCAAGCTATTTAGTAAAAACAGGGGAGATGAAATTACTCGTGATGAAATTATTGCATTGGCATCTATCGGTCATAGAGATGGAATATTATTCTCGCAAGAAAATGAGTACCTTTCTAATCTACTGAGTTTGCATGATGTTAACACTGAGAAAATCTTCACGCCGCGCACAGTGGTGCATATGCTGAGCGAATCCACGACGATTACTGAAGCTTTGAATGAGCCAAAAACAAGGCAATTTACTCGCATACCCATCTTCGGAGGTGACAGAGATAATATTAAAGGTAAAGTCATCCTCGCCGAATTATTTGAGGCCGAGCGCGATGGTAAGGGTGATATGCCAATTGGTGATTTAGCCAAACCTGTTTTTCGTGTCTCAGAAAAATTGCCTGTGCAAAAGTTATTAGATTTATTTATTAAACAAAGAGCGCATCTATTCTTAGTGGAAGACGAATTCGGGCAGGCCGCCGGTGTCGTTACTCTTGAAGACGCAATTGAAACTATACTGGGCCGTGAAATAGTCGATGAGCGTGACACTGTTGAGGATATGCAAGCGCTAGCACGTGCTAAGTATCGTGACCGATTGCGGGAGGCAAAAGTCGACAATGATGATCACAAGCAAACACGTTAA
- a CDS encoding DUF4123 domain-containing protein, with protein sequence MVNTSKIQKPHRNLVITLLHALFSRVYENNAFLYMILNTARDQRIYPMLLTSGSNYYCLFEETKKDTALYLVRIKPTDPFFLWCCDLGLTQDWMVFFTSIEKSLKYLGLYFKNSLLTDDPHNWKRNVHYYDARVLPAYLQTCNFHERKTIFKVIIKFWVPQQDSINSFNITQFNADGSTESLLVDKKISKKFPL encoded by the coding sequence ATGGTAAATACTTCGAAAATACAAAAACCACATAGAAATTTGGTAATTACTTTATTACATGCTCTTTTTTCACGTGTATATGAGAATAACGCTTTTTTGTACATGATTTTAAATACCGCAAGAGATCAAAGGATTTATCCGATGTTGCTCACATCAGGCAGTAACTACTACTGCTTATTTGAGGAAACGAAAAAGGATACAGCGCTATACCTTGTTAGAATAAAACCTACGGACCCATTTTTTCTATGGTGCTGCGATCTAGGTTTGACTCAAGACTGGATGGTTTTTTTTACATCGATAGAAAAAAGCCTAAAATATTTAGGCTTGTATTTTAAAAATAGCTTACTTACCGATGATCCACATAATTGGAAAAGAAACGTTCACTATTACGATGCTCGTGTTCTACCTGCCTACTTACAAACCTGCAATTTCCATGAAAGAAAAACTATATTTAAAGTCATAATAAAATTCTGGGTTCCACAACAAGATAGCATCAACTCTTTTAATATTACCCAGTTTAATGCTGACGGGAGCACTGAGAGTCTACTTGTTGATAAAAAAATATCAAAAAAATTTCCTCTTTAA
- a CDS encoding SMI1/KNR4 family protein — protein sequence MEEILEELRELSEDVSVALELPTEDDLVLIEEEILISLPHALRVFLLEASDIIYGSIEPVTAADPRSHTHLPEVAAQAWSMGMPREYIPIAEYDGGYACIAEDGKVSFWSSNGMLENKWDDFWLWCRDVWMAR from the coding sequence GTGGAAGAGATACTAGAAGAGCTACGTGAGTTAAGTGAAGACGTCAGTGTTGCCCTTGAGCTGCCGACGGAAGATGATCTTGTACTTATTGAAGAAGAAATATTAATCTCCCTACCCCACGCATTGAGGGTATTTTTGTTAGAAGCCAGTGATATTATTTACGGCTCAATTGAACCTGTGACCGCCGCAGACCCTAGGTCACACACTCACTTACCCGAAGTGGCTGCTCAAGCATGGAGTATGGGAATGCCGCGGGAATACATTCCTATCGCTGAATATGACGGTGGTTATGCATGTATTGCCGAAGATGGCAAAGTGTCGTTTTGGTCATCTAATGGAATGTTGGAAAATAAATGGGACGATTTTTGGCTGTGGTGTCGCGACGTGTGGATGGCGCGCTAG
- a CDS encoding response regulator — MENAFTEKVLIVEDSKSFSSILKSLIVQAHGFECDIAESMACTKEILKDKSQEYFVAIVDYHLPDAPNGEAIDQVINYNIPSIIFTGSSDNSLSQTLWQKGIADYAHKNGVHNLEHVVWMIKRIYVNRNSEILVIDNNKESCDTIVSLLKRQNFITHCVDTAKSALDILKKNENIHLAIIDDNLDDMSGLELAATVREACPRAIMEIIGISDKEGREFSAKFIKSGASDFVSKPLIPEEFLCRVNTGIERIDAYFELDKLNKVKNQFLGAASHDIRGPLGSIKTAAEFLLKRSPSPERSEKLLNMILSSSSDLLELLETLLDITVIESGVPQLNIQCVDPAKILTERLELYQAEASSKNITVERDISDCPEADLDPLKIKQVFDNIITNAIKYSQQNSTIFLKLSDEKDFFRVSMQDAGPGISEQEQKQLFKAFSVLSTKATGGEKKTGLGLAITKSIVDAHDGKIYYVHNSKQHSTFFVEMPYKLKT, encoded by the coding sequence ATGGAAAACGCATTTACTGAAAAAGTACTTATTGTCGAGGACAGCAAGTCTTTTTCTTCAATATTAAAAAGCCTAATTGTACAAGCACATGGTTTTGAATGTGACATTGCTGAAAGTATGGCGTGTACAAAAGAGATTCTGAAGGATAAATCACAGGAATATTTTGTCGCCATTGTCGACTATCATCTACCGGATGCACCAAATGGGGAAGCCATTGACCAGGTCATTAACTACAATATTCCCTCAATTATTTTTACAGGTTCATCTGACAACAGCTTAAGCCAAACCTTATGGCAAAAGGGCATCGCTGATTATGCACATAAGAACGGTGTTCACAATCTTGAACATGTGGTATGGATGATTAAGCGGATTTATGTCAACCGCAACTCAGAGATATTGGTTATCGATAATAATAAAGAATCATGCGATACCATAGTTTCTCTTTTAAAGAGGCAAAACTTCATCACCCATTGCGTCGATACCGCAAAAAGTGCTTTAGATATTCTTAAGAAAAATGAAAATATTCATCTGGCTATTATAGATGACAACCTAGACGATATGAGTGGCTTGGAGTTGGCAGCTACCGTGAGAGAAGCATGCCCACGGGCCATCATGGAAATAATTGGTATTTCAGATAAAGAAGGCAGAGAATTTTCCGCAAAATTTATTAAATCCGGTGCTAGTGATTTTGTCTCCAAGCCCCTCATTCCTGAGGAGTTCTTATGCCGAGTTAATACTGGTATTGAACGTATCGATGCATATTTTGAACTCGACAAACTGAACAAAGTAAAAAACCAATTCTTAGGAGCAGCGTCGCATGATATTCGCGGCCCCCTTGGCTCAATAAAAACTGCAGCAGAATTCCTATTAAAGCGCTCGCCTTCACCTGAACGTTCTGAAAAACTGTTAAATATGATTCTCAGTAGCAGTAGCGATCTCTTAGAATTATTGGAAACCTTGTTAGATATCACCGTTATTGAAAGCGGCGTCCCTCAACTCAACATACAATGTGTCGATCCAGCCAAAATACTCACTGAGCGACTTGAGCTATATCAAGCGGAAGCTAGCTCAAAAAACATTACTGTTGAGCGAGATATAAGTGACTGTCCAGAAGCAGATCTAGATCCTCTAAAAATAAAACAAGTATTTGATAATATCATTACCAATGCTATTAAGTATTCTCAACAAAACAGCACTATCTTTCTCAAGTTGAGTGATGAGAAAGATTTTTTCAGAGTATCGATGCAAGATGCAGGTCCTGGAATCTCAGAACAAGAACAAAAACAGCTCTTTAAAGCTTTTTCTGTATTAAGTACAAAAGCTACAGGAGGAGAGAAAAAAACCGGCTTAGGCTTAGCCATTACCAAAAGCATTGTGGATGCTCACGATGGCAAAATTTATTATGTCCATAATTCTAAACAGCATTCTACATTTTTTGTTGAAATGCCTTATAAACTTAAAACATAA